In Carya illinoinensis cultivar Pawnee chromosome 9, C.illinoinensisPawnee_v1, whole genome shotgun sequence, the following are encoded in one genomic region:
- the LOC122275636 gene encoding disease resistance protein RPS6-like, with protein sequence MKRLRLLIIRHAHFSESPKSLSNELILLDWDGYLSPSLSSNFLPQKLVTLNMRHSKIKQFKGIKVCENLRKINFCFCKYLTCIPDISMMANLESLNVEGCCNLVKVDRSVGNLNELSFLDVTYCSKLRRLPNLKLPRLQ encoded by the exons ATGAAAAGGCTTAGACTGCTTATAATCCGTCATGCACACTTTTCAGAGAGTCCTAAAAGTTTGTCTAATGAGCTAATATTGCTTGATTGGGATGGATACCTATCACCATCTCTATCATCCAATTTTCTTCCTCAGAAACTTGTTACTCTCAACATGCGTCACAGTAAAATCAAGCAATTCAAAGGAATAAAG GtttgtgaaaatttaagaaaaataaatttttgtttctgTAAATACTTGACGTGCATCCCTGATATCTCAATGATGGCAAATCTTGAGAGTTTGAATGTTGAGGGCTGTTGCAATTTAGTTAAGGTTGATCGATCTGTTGGAAATTTAAACGAACTGTCTTTTTTGGATGTTACATATTGCTCTAAACTTAGACGCCTTCCTAACCTGAAGTTGCCACGTCTTCAATAA
- the LOC122276823 gene encoding uncharacterized protein LOC122276823, with protein MDPAKAPGPDGMVPLFFEKYWHLVATFSILVNGEPKGNIVPSRGLRQGDPLSPFLFLLYTEVLISLLKVAALDQDIPGIKICRGAPVVNHLLFADDSVIFCKVDVGENRKIQALLERYELIWGVQGAQQYDKYLELPPAVGRSKSKAFSDNKQRSWRILKEPNSLLHKIYKARYFPHGSLLEAGLGRTPSFARRGIFEATKVLKQGCAWKIGDGKTARLWKDPWIPGHQALMQEHDTDLSVDFQEAFVDRLIDTQTGGWNVTQLRALFNSNLVANILKVPLYISNQPDQWIWAQERSGKFTVAMKVVEQGNEGEFAFMFCLAWGFWWRRNHMVHGQKIVEVQQVVDNALAVYNFYKEIQLLPRPMVRAFYEWKPPLTDWLKVNVDGVVFRDIHKAGVGMVLLNDKGEVLWATTKLEDEGINAEAIELLAIFRALQMCVGMGINKLVVESNCLMAVKVLNAEIECSALLNDLVREIKEVQTLYTKCQIQHVYREENGVAHRLARFAWNVECTTMCGLVFQLWSVI; from the exons ATGGATCCAGCAAAAGCCCCTGGCCCAGATGGTATGGTTCCTTTGTTTTTTGAGAAGTATTGGCATCTTGTTG CTACTTTTTCAATCTTGGTGAATGGGGAACCTAAAGGCAACATAGTTCCAAGTAGGGGcttaagacaaggggacccaTTGTCCCCTTTTCTGTTCTTGCTATATACAGAAGTGCTTATTTCTTTACTTAAAGTTGCTGCTCTGGATCAGGATATTCCTGGAATCAAAATATGTAGAGGTGCTCCTGTAGTAAACCATCTATTGTTTGCTGATGATTCAGTAATATTTTGTAAAGTAGATGTGGGGGAAAATAGGAAGATCCAAGCCTTATTGGAGAGATATGAGCTG ATATGGGGAGTTCAAGGGGCTCAACAGTATGATAAGTACCTCGAACTACCTCCTGCTGTTGGAAGATCGAAATCCAAGGCGTTTTCTGATAACAAGCAAAGA AGTTGGCGCATATTGAAGGAACCGAATTCTCTGTTGCATAAAATTTACAAAGCTCGATACTTTCCTCACGGTTCTCTACTTGAAGCTGGACTAGGAAGAACACCATCTTTTGCAAGGCGAGGCATCTTTGAAGCTACGAAGGTACTGAAACAAGGCTGTGCATGGAAGATTGGGGATGGGAAAACAGCAAGACTGTGGAAAGACCCCTGGATCCCTGGCCACCAAGCTTTGATGCAGGAACATGATACTGACCTTAGCGTTGATTTTCAAGAAGCCTTTGTGGATAGATTGATTGATACTCAAACTGGAGGGTGGAATGTGACACAATTAAGGGCTCTCTTCAATTCAAACCTAGTGGCTAACATTTTGAAGGTGCCTCTCTATATTAGTAACCAACCAGATCAGTGGATTTGGGCTCAAGAGAGGAGTGGAAAGTTTACT GTAGCTATGAAGGTAGTTGAGCAGGGTAATGAAGGGGAATTTGCTTTCATGTTTTGCCTTGCTTGGGGCTTTTGGTGGAGAAGGAACCACATGGTGCATGGGCAGAAAATTGTTGAGGTGCAGCAGGTTGTTGATAATGCTTTAGCTGTGTACAATTTCTACAAGGAAATACAGCTGCTCCCACGACCTATGGTTCGAGCTTTTTATGAATGGAAGCCACCTCTCACAGATTGGTTAAAAGTTAATGTAGATGGGGTAGTTTTCAGGGATATCCACAAGGCTGGGGTGGGGATGGTGCTTCTAAATGATAAGGGAGAAGTTCTATGGGCAACTACCAAGCTTGAAGATGAAGGGATTAATGCAGAAGCGATTGAACTACTGGCTATATTTCGTGCCTTACAAATGTGTGTGGGTATGGGAATTAATAAGCTTGTAGTGGAGTCAAATTGTTTGATGGCAGTGAAGGTGCTGAATGCAGAAATTGAATGTTCTGCTTTGTTGAACGACCTGGTGCGTGAGATTAAAGAGGTTCAGACTTTGTACACCAAATGCCAAATACAGCATGTTTACAGAGAAGAAAATGGGGTAGCTCATAGGCTTGCTCGTTTTGCATGGAATGTTGAGTGTACCACAATGTG TGGCCTG GTTTTTCAGTTATGGTCTGTTATTTAG
- the LOC122276824 gene encoding uncharacterized protein LOC122276824, which produces MKLLSWNVHGLGNPRGIRTLCDLIKKEALDIVFLQETRLQVCDFDSCKFKLGFSNCLVVSIEGRSGGIALLWGRDINLTILNYSKYHIDACVTVDGISTDKFFLTGVYGHPNHSLRHRTWDLICSLCRQVDEAWLVFGDFNEILYQHEKWGGRDRLERQMLAFRQVVNDCSLRDIGFRGPKYTWCNGRESCSSISVRLDRLFGNPQWWARFAHARVLHEGAAYSDHSPIWLLSEVATVERRRVKLFGFEAMWLGETGCDNIVEDTWRGATYSNSMDDLMRKISNCGKILQAWNHTSFGHVQKKLTQAKLRLRQLQEMDLMSLRRVEQQAIREDIQKWKKNSIGKLLNDEGEWQEGELRDGLITEYFQQMFTTANQRGPMDFLVALAGRVSNAMNEDFSKRYTEAEV; this is translated from the exons ATGAAGCTCCTAAGTTGGAATGTccatgggcttgggaacccacgcgGCATTCGGACCCTTTGCGATCTCATCAAGAAGGAAGCTCTCGATATTGTGTTTCTTCAGGAAACCAGGTTACAAGTGTGTGATTTTGATTCTTGTAAATTTAAGCTTGGATTTAGTAATTGTTTGGTAGTGAGTATTGAAGGAAGGAGTGGGGGTATTGCGTTGTTGTGGGGAAGGGACATTAATTTAACGATTTTGAACTATTCGAAATACCATATTGATGCGTGTGTTACGGTGGATGGGATAAGCACTGATAAGTTCTTCCTTACAGGGGTTTATGGTCATCCCAATCATAGCCTTAGGCATAGGACATGGGATTTGATTTGCTCCTTATGTAGACAGGTGGATGAGGCTTGGTTGGTgtttggggattttaatgaaatcctcTATCAGCATGAGAAATGGGGTGGCCGAGATAGGCTTGAAAGGCAGATGCTGGCATTTCGACAGGTTGTGAATGATTGCTCCTTGCGTGATATTGGGTTTAGAGGTCCTAAATATACCTGGTGTAATGGTAGGGAGTCGTGTTCGAGTATTAGTGTACGACTGGATAGACTTTTTGGGAATCCACAATGGTGGGCTAGATTTGCACATGCGAGAGTGTTACATGAAGGGGCTGCTTACTCGGATCACAGTCCCATTTGGTTACTCTCAGAAGTAGCAACTGTGGAAAGGAGGAGGGTGAAGCTGTTTGGGTTTGAAGCCATGTGGCTTGGGGAGACAGGTTGTGATAATATTGTTGAAGATACATGGAGGGGGGCCACATACAGCAACTCCATGGATGATTTGATGAGGAAGATATCAAATTGTGGGAAAATACTACAAGCTTGGAATCATACTAGTTTTGGTCATGTGCAAAAGAAACTCACACAAGCTAAGCTCCGATTACGGCAATTGCAAGAAATGGATCTGATGAGCTTAAGAAGGGTTGAACAGCAGGCTATCAGGGAAGATATTCAGAAGTG GAAGAAGAATTCTATTGGGAAATTACTTAATGATGAGGGGGAGTGGCAGGAAGGGGAGTTGAGGGATGGGTTGATCACTGAGTATTTTCAGCAGATGTTTACAACTGCAAATCAGAGAGGTCCCATGGATTTTTTGGTAGCACTTGCAGGAAGGGTGTCTAATGCTATGAATGAAGACTTCTCCAAAAGGTATACAGAGGCTGAAGTTTAG
- the LOC122276825 gene encoding disease resistance protein RLM3-like: MAIPNVSFSSPSSSHPWNHDVFPSFKGKDIRNTFTGHLHHALFEKGIKTFKDDVDLRKGDEISPALLEAIKQSKISIIVFSKNYATSTWCLDELAKILECWKSIVQMV, encoded by the coding sequence ATGGCCATCCCAAATGTCTCCTTCTCCTCCCCTTCTTCTTCCCATCCTTGGAATCATGACGTGTTTCCGAGTTTCAAAGGAAAAGATATCCGCAATACCTTTACCGGTCATCTACATCATGCTCTCTTTGAAAAGGGAATCAAAACCTTCAAAGATGACGTGGATCTTCGGAAGGGAGATGAAATCTCCCCTGCACTTTTGGAAGCCATCAAACAATCTAAGATTTCCATTATCGTCTTCTCTAAGAACTATGCCACTTCCACTTGGTGCTTAGATGAACTCGCCAAGATTCTTGAGTGTTGGAAATCAATTGTCCAAATGGTTTGA